Genomic DNA from Schistocerca americana isolate TAMUIC-IGC-003095 chromosome 6, iqSchAmer2.1, whole genome shotgun sequence:
ttcgttttgtccactaccgtaagcactccacacagcatttacaaactttatggggtgcccacgccttgtcttgatctccaagtttaattccgaaatatgccagatacgcttccttcacaaaaggagtgatattcttcctgttcttttgaagaacgtattcaccacaaatgtagcagaactcatctggatggttcacgcaaagacagcgtgaagaactcatgttttcctaaaacaaaattgcacaaatactacatattatgcagaactttcttatatttgcatgtcaatcacatccaacaaacatcattaattgttttgtgtgaaatgaatactcacctcttatttgctacgtcaccatgaaaaggttctatctccttgaagctgcactgcacatgtgtgtgactttcgaccatcgccacttttcttgtttacactgaacgctacctatcggctgttgcggggattacctcggccaacaaatgaatgtcgagttccgccgaattcaaatctggacaaccctcaatatcttcaacacacgcaccgcacaacaggactgaacacatgctgacagtgtgatgtttgcatgatgtaatcctcaaccacacagatgcactccctgagcacaattgtttaataaagatagtacaatatcactaattaagaaacaggtagcaaatacattacaccatatatggaccctgcagtcgatattatacacatgaaactctcatttccacaaataacctatatctcaaaaaccagagccaatttggaaaaagtacaaatatactaggaatgagtatcataacaatatcccattttcgttcaaacttccctggcaacgaaaaaaaaatttattttgtagagctgtgttatcactgctcatcaaggtaacgactctaccttccccaacggttaaagtggcactGCTAATTCGTTTATCCATTTCTTCGGTTTTGCTCTCCAGttgttgcactccctgttgtaattggcTGACCTTCATTGCAatcctcttgttatcctcttctcgttgcacaactatagcatttctcagattgacagccaattGGTTTTGCCtgtctcctatccccttaaccgcatcattacattgtttctgcatctgcgtcacctcagcaattcgatgattgcaatttgtttccacttcgttgattcttcctcccaattcggctttagtttcttcaatattgtcttctatcttttttgttaactttccttccatcttctccacatctccctggacttggtctatattcttctgtagcttattctctctctcgtcgatgttcatcttcagtcgttctggtaACTCCTGCGTTTCCTTCTCCAGATTACATTCTATATTCATTTGCAATGTTTTGATTTCTTGTGCTATAGTTTCTCGTAAgtcttcctttaatgattctctaAATTCTTTTAAACCTTTCTGTATTGGTTTGTGGAATATTTCCCTCCTTTCTCTAGTTTCCTTAACCTCCTTTAGCAACTCTGCTAACATCGACCCTATATCTGCGtcctctgaaactgacttatttctcttcgtttgtcccggtgtctcgggataactagttgaatgtgccaatgggctatctaatgacactccataatcactgattcctgaatcatctctgtcttcttgTCCTATCCCTtacctttcaactactgcctcacaaacctgcttatcttcagtagacatgtttggtttatttataatgcacaggcaagtaatatagaataacctctagtaacccaaaacactcctaattaccatgaaactaatcaaacagtacctgcagtatATTCAGTTAATCCCGAAGTTGATACAATACGCATGAATACTGAACATAACGACCCTCAaaacctaataatttcaaatatcaattctcacatacacagcttatgtaaaatgttctaaataagataaatcacaccactcataaaatctataaatgtaaaatccccaaaaacaatgagcatatctgcATAACTACCATTTAGACAATGTAGCATGCAtcaataagtatgctatatttcagagtatgtttcgcaaacttttcggaaattactgtaattgggcacttttcctaatgtgaaactcagtttacaattatttatttaccGCGACGACTGCacactgcaatttaatgttatgccaaccagtcgtcttcactcaccaactgacattACCACGAaccgcgatgttttgacgtttgaagtgggcgtggcgctgtactgccgccggagccgcgtgaagtcgcgctgaagatcCGCGGCGAGACGTCGTAGTTCTCCCTCAGCCGCTCCGTGGCgttgcaggcgggcgtagtttgtagttcggctgctagatgccaggttggcgctcggtgtctcgaagtcgcactgaagatctgtggcgagtcatcgtagttctccgtcggccgctccgtggcgctgcaggcgggcgtagtttgtagttcggccgctagatgccgggtcggcACTCGCTGTCTCGGAGTCGCGTTGAAGACCGTCGGTGTAGTGCATCTGTACTTGACccactccttgcacaggtagttgggatgacgtgtgaaatcacctcgcagatcaaagctctttggcgcagctcctacacgggtctgcgtgacgtcactcaataatTGCGCCACCACGATACATTGtcgtccgcataacagtttatgggtccacatgaagctgtccgTTTTTCACTATTCAAAgagcaatttcagtcaaaatattaccactaaacacttctttaaaagctttcgtgacgaattcttggctcgttttattattttaatgttcaCACGTCTCTTTCTTTAGTTTTCACttgtcacagtttttcgtgcggatttacgcgattgcacattataacacagtttattgacactattacTCTTACCTAATGTggcaagaaaaaacagtttattcacaatcgtaagatgctattacttcgtattgttcaaaatgcactgtttctcgTCGCGATTTCAAAGTTTATACTCTGTCTCGATCccacattgaaaaatattttcttgctttaagcaaggtaaaattacctattgttctgtactattcgtccgaaaattgcactcgtcctgtcacggtaagccaagggtgtaacacctccgatttatttaTCTCGACCCGATCCGAATCTGATAGCACcccaaataattattaattaatgtgactgtgtacctaatggggctggcaatcggaattgactgctgcgGAGTTGTTACTTCCcagtttgtccttctcaaatgctgtaataatgaaatgtctggcaacacagcttcactaatcaagaacctatattcatctcaaaaacaccaaaaagaaggagacagccactgccttcgtcatacatatttaataacagctaatctcagcacaggcttcttcgttattcataatcgtcacacgctaatacaatcactgcaatccaacactgcaattcaacactgcaatccagaatgatgccggcgcggtagacgcgaaaccaaaaatatcggcacataatatcactgatcactctcgtaattatacttcttcactgtcCACTTACCCCGTAtcattctaacacaaaggggttaaaccgcggcgatggccactccctttgtcggtaaagcctt
This window encodes:
- the LOC124620033 gene encoding apolipoprotein A-IV-like codes for the protein MLAELLKEVKETRERREIFHKPIQKGLKEFRESLKEDLRETIAQEIKTLQMNIECNLEKETQELPERLKMNIDERENKLQKNIDQVQGDVEKMEGKLTKKIEDNIEETKAELGGRINEVETNCNHRIAEVTQMQKQCNDAVKGIGDRQNQLAVNLRNAIVVQREEDNKRIAMKVSQLQQGVQQLESKTEEMDKRISSATLTVGEGKHEFFTLSLREPSR